Proteins encoded within one genomic window of Bacteroidota bacterium:
- a CDS encoding SAM-dependent chlorinase/fluorinase, which yields MPVITLTTDFGLKDHYMASVKGALIGKLPNTHIIDISHQVPAFDFAQAAFILSRAFPEFPAGSIHIISVNSGGGPFDHVAIRLHKHFFIGCDNGIFSLLSNEEEPSKIILLAKAGEEPSTFAARDIYVPAAIKLANGIPLEKLGTELDRITQRIRPVAPPENDVLKGTIVHIDNFGNLITDITGDEFDRIGKGRLFTIDLTRDEITELSRTYSDVPQGEKLAFFNSSGVLEIAMNLGKASGLLNMKIGTVIRIRFE from the coding sequence ATGCCGGTCATTACGCTCACTACCGATTTCGGATTGAAAGACCATTATATGGCTTCGGTAAAAGGTGCGCTCATCGGTAAATTGCCGAATACACACATCATCGACATCAGTCATCAGGTTCCGGCTTTTGATTTTGCACAGGCAGCTTTCATTCTCAGCCGCGCATTCCCGGAATTTCCGGCCGGAAGTATTCACATTATTTCTGTGAACAGCGGCGGAGGTCCATTCGATCATGTTGCGATACGGTTGCATAAACATTTTTTTATTGGTTGTGATAACGGGATATTTTCTTTGCTCTCCAATGAAGAAGAACCCTCGAAGATCATTCTTCTTGCCAAAGCCGGAGAAGAACCATCAACATTCGCGGCAAGGGATATTTATGTTCCTGCTGCGATAAAACTTGCGAACGGAATTCCACTCGAAAAATTAGGAACTGAATTGGACAGGATCACGCAGCGTATTCGCCCTGTTGCTCCACCCGAAAATGATGTGCTGAAAGGAACCATCGTTCACATTGATAATTTCGGGAACCTGATCACCGACATTACCGGCGATGAATTCGACCGCATTGGCAAGGGAAGACTTTTCACGATCGATCTTACGCGCGATGAAATAACAGAATTAAGCAGAACGTACAGTGATGTTCCTCAGGGAGAAAAACTTGCATTCTTCAATTCATCAGGCGTTCTCGAAATTGCAATGAACCTTGGCAAAGCATCCGGCTTGCTGAATATGAAGATCGGCACAGTAATACGGATCAGGTTTGAATAA
- a CDS encoding antibiotic biosynthesis monooxygenase, which yields MKTITRIVKMKFRNEATGTFMEIFSANKEKIAASPGCISVELRRDLYDETLFFTISQWRSAEDLENYRKSELFTEVWERTKKLFSEKAEAWTVT from the coding sequence ATGAAAACCATTACCCGGATCGTGAAAATGAAATTCAGGAATGAAGCGACCGGTACATTCATGGAAATTTTTTCTGCGAATAAAGAAAAGATCGCGGCGAGTCCCGGATGTATTTCAGTGGAATTGAGAAGAGACTTGTATGACGAAACACTTTTCTTCACCATTTCCCAATGGAGATCGGCAGAAGACCTTGAAAATTACAGGAAGAGCGAATTGTTCACCGAAGTTTGGGAACGCACCAAAAAACTTTTTTCTGAAAAGGCAGAAGCGTGGACTGTAACCTGA
- a CDS encoding biotin--[acetyl-CoA-carboxylase] ligase yields MQEALFIGQQLVKLKEVDSTNTYALQMIRNREFMEGIVIIAGLQTGGRGQRGAEWMSESGKNITLSILLKPSFLGVTEQFDLTRAVALALAEVTEKFVSEKKILIKWPNDIYAGEKKTGGILIENIISGNVIASSVIGIGLNVNQEKFEGLPNATSFFIESGKSSAMEKVLAELFSCVEARYLHLRAGNEVLLREEYEKKLFGRGEQKRFTDFRKIFHAEIVHVTPEGKLVLRMENGEEKSFGFKEVGML; encoded by the coding sequence ATGCAGGAAGCGCTTTTCATAGGGCAGCAGTTAGTGAAGCTGAAAGAGGTGGATTCCACCAATACGTATGCTTTGCAGATGATACGGAACAGGGAATTTATGGAAGGCATCGTGATCATTGCAGGTCTGCAGACCGGTGGACGAGGGCAGAGAGGAGCGGAATGGATGAGTGAAAGCGGAAAAAATATTACGCTCAGCATTTTACTCAAACCTTCATTCCTCGGGGTTACAGAACAATTCGATCTCACGCGGGCAGTAGCGCTCGCATTGGCAGAGGTCACTGAAAAATTCGTCAGCGAAAAAAAAATTCTGATCAAGTGGCCGAATGATATTTACGCCGGCGAAAAAAAAACAGGCGGCATACTCATCGAGAATATCATTTCAGGGAATGTGATCGCTTCTTCCGTGATCGGGATCGGTTTGAATGTTAACCAGGAAAAATTCGAAGGTTTGCCGAATGCTACGTCGTTCTTTATTGAATCAGGAAAAAGTTCTGCAATGGAAAAAGTGCTCGCAGAATTATTTTCCTGCGTGGAGGCGCGTTACCTGCATCTGCGCGCGGGAAACGAAGTTCTTCTGCGTGAAGAATATGAAAAAAAATTATTTGGCAGAGGCGAACAGAAGCGATTCACTGATTTCAGGAAGATCTTTCATGCAGAGATCGTGCATGTGACGCCGGAAGGAAAACTTGTTCTTCGAATGGAGAACGGCGAAGAAAAAAGTTTTGGTTTTAAAGAAGTGGGAATGCTCTGA
- the rsfS gene encoding ribosome silencing factor produces MTLAESVVRGILEKKGEEIVCLDLRPMENAVTDFFIICEANSNIQVEAIADSVEEVVKKELKQKPYRSQGRENATWVLIDYISVIVHVFERETRYFYNLESLWADAAEVKFQKAKKAAVHG; encoded by the coding sequence ATGACCCTTGCCGAATCTGTAGTAAGAGGAATTCTCGAAAAAAAAGGAGAAGAGATCGTTTGCCTCGATCTGCGCCCGATGGAAAATGCAGTCACTGATTTCTTCATCATCTGCGAAGCAAATTCGAACATACAGGTGGAAGCCATCGCCGACTCCGTAGAAGAAGTAGTGAAAAAAGAATTGAAACAAAAACCCTATCGTTCGCAGGGAAGAGAAAATGCAACCTGGGTGCTTATCGATTATATCAGCGTTATCGTTCACGTTTTTGAAAGAGAGACACGCTACTTTTACAATCTTGAATCGCTTTGGGCCGATGCAGCAGAAGTAAAATTTCAGAAGGCAAAAAAAGCCGCTGTTCACGGTTAA
- the hflB gene encoding ATP-dependent zinc metalloprotease FtsH, translating to MSENQNQQQPDNDQDRFRDKGNPRKPQLPRSPAGFFWVYIIIIAGLIGFFVPGMMNSLPEVNYNEFTALVKDHAVLEIRRVSNDNNVMEIVLDDKKASAPSIADIKSKNKGWRGPVPPGEAHLQLSSTWSEELEKQIRATEDSAHYKKDGIEYIPIREVKHQNLSDHLSWILPILMLVVLWIFVMRRMGGGGGGQIFNIGKSRASLYDKDTSVNVTFNDVAGLEEAKVEIKEIVDFLKHPKKYTDLGAKIPKGALLVGPPGTGKTLLAKAVAGEAKVPFFSLSGSDFVEMFVGVGASRVRDLFKQAKEKAPCIIFIDEIDAIGRARGRSISQGANDERENTLNQLLTEMDGFGTNSGVIILAATNRADILDRALLRAGRFDRQIYVDLPDLNERRAIFQVHLKPLKLDKTVDLDFLAKQTPGFSGADIANICNEAALIAARHNKKLVEKQDFLDAVDRIIGGLEKKNKIISKAEKETIAFHEAGHATVSWMLEHAAPLVKVTIVPRGRSLGAAWYLPDERQLTTTEQFMDELCATLGGRAAEEVVFGKISTGALSDLERVTKQAYAMVMYYGLNEKMGNISYYDTSGQEFMMNKPYSEKTAETIDEEVKKLIAVAYEKTKQILRDNRDKLSQLAHKLMEKEVIFKEDLETIFGKRKWDKSDENPTPEQMKNAIEVDEPIVEPGEEAAEGKDVPAVPKVDAPKE from the coding sequence ATGAGTGAGAATCAGAATCAGCAGCAGCCGGATAATGACCAGGACCGTTTTCGCGATAAAGGAAATCCGCGTAAACCACAATTGCCGCGTTCGCCTGCAGGATTTTTCTGGGTGTACATCATCATCATTGCCGGGCTGATTGGATTTTTTGTTCCGGGAATGATGAACAGTTTGCCGGAAGTAAATTACAATGAATTCACTGCGCTGGTGAAAGATCATGCCGTACTTGAGATCCGGCGCGTGTCCAATGATAATAACGTGATGGAGATTGTTCTCGATGATAAAAAAGCAAGCGCACCTTCCATTGCCGATATCAAATCAAAAAACAAAGGATGGAGAGGACCGGTTCCTCCCGGAGAAGCGCATTTGCAATTGTCGAGTACCTGGTCTGAAGAACTGGAAAAACAAATTCGCGCTACCGAAGATTCTGCTCATTATAAAAAAGACGGAATAGAATACATTCCCATCAGGGAAGTGAAACATCAGAATCTTTCTGACCATCTCAGCTGGATTCTTCCGATCCTCATGCTCGTGGTACTCTGGATTTTTGTTATGCGCAGAATGGGTGGAGGTGGAGGCGGGCAGATTTTCAACATCGGTAAATCGCGCGCCTCGCTCTATGACAAAGACACTTCTGTGAATGTGACGTTCAATGATGTGGCGGGACTTGAAGAAGCAAAAGTGGAGATCAAAGAGATCGTTGATTTTCTCAAGCACCCGAAAAAATATACCGATCTCGGTGCAAAAATTCCGAAAGGCGCATTGCTCGTTGGCCCTCCCGGCACAGGAAAAACACTGCTCGCAAAAGCAGTTGCCGGTGAAGCGAAAGTTCCTTTCTTCTCACTCTCGGGTTCCGACTTCGTGGAAATGTTCGTAGGCGTAGGCGCATCGCGCGTGCGCGATCTTTTCAAACAGGCGAAAGAAAAAGCGCCGTGCATTATTTTCATTGACGAGATCGACGCGATTGGCCGCGCGCGTGGGCGCAGCATTTCACAAGGTGCGAATGATGAAAGAGAAAATACGCTGAACCAATTACTCACTGAGATGGATGGATTCGGAACAAACAGCGGTGTGATCATTCTTGCTGCAACGAATCGCGCTGACATACTCGACCGCGCACTCCTGCGTGCAGGACGTTTCGATCGCCAGATCTATGTTGATCTTCCTGACCTGAATGAACGTCGTGCTATTTTCCAGGTGCACCTGAAACCATTGAAGCTCGATAAAACTGTTGACTTGGATTTTCTTGCCAAACAAACCCCCGGTTTTTCCGGCGCTGATATTGCAAACATCTGTAACGAAGCGGCACTCATTGCGGCGCGTCACAATAAAAAATTAGTGGAGAAACAGGATTTTCTCGATGCAGTGGATCGTATCATTGGCGGACTCGAAAAGAAAAATAAAATTATTTCCAAAGCAGAAAAAGAAACGATCGCATTCCACGAAGCAGGCCATGCCACAGTAAGCTGGATGCTCGAACACGCGGCGCCATTGGTAAAAGTGACCATTGTTCCTCGCGGGCGTTCGTTGGGCGCTGCCTGGTATCTGCCGGATGAACGTCAATTGACAACCACCGAACAATTCATGGATGAGTTGTGTGCAACTCTTGGCGGAAGAGCGGCAGAGGAAGTGGTGTTCGGAAAAATTTCTACCGGTGCACTGAGTGATCTCGAGCGTGTGACCAAACAGGCTTATGCGATGGTCATGTATTATGGACTGAATGAAAAAATGGGAAATATTTCCTACTACGATACGAGCGGACAGGAATTCATGATGAATAAACCTTACAGCGAAAAAACAGCCGAGACGATAGATGAAGAAGTAAAAAAACTGATTGCTGTTGCTTACGAAAAAACAAAACAGATCCTGCGTGACAATAGAGATAAACTGTCCCAGCTTGCGCATAAGCTCATGGAGAAGGAAGTTATTTTCAAAGAAGATCTCGAAACAATTTTCGGAAAACGCAAATGGGATAAATCAGATGAAAATCCTACGCCGGAACAAATGAAGAATGCCATTGAAGTGGATGAACCGATCGTGGAGCCGGGAGAAGAAGCAGCAGAAGGAAAAGATGTTCCTGCAGTTCCGAAAGTTGATGCCCCGAAGGAATAG
- a CDS encoding four helix bundle protein, producing MKHIVRKLKIWNEAIDLAVNVYELSSHFPSDERFGLISQTRRASVSISSNIAEGAGRNTNKDFARFLGISNGSSCELMSQLVIAQRLDLVQEYQVAPVLKKIDEIQRMTYSFRQQLLSGTVYKNSKF from the coding sequence ATGAAACACATTGTAAGAAAACTTAAAATCTGGAATGAAGCGATTGATCTCGCTGTAAATGTTTACGAACTGTCTTCTCATTTTCCGTCGGACGAAAGATTCGGATTGATCTCACAAACGAGAAGAGCATCTGTTTCTATTTCCTCAAATATTGCTGAGGGCGCCGGCAGAAATACCAACAAAGATTTCGCCCGATTTCTCGGAATTTCCAATGGATCATCTTGTGAACTGATGTCGCAATTGGTCATCGCGCAAAGGCTCGACCTGGTTCAGGAATATCAGGTTGCTCCTGTTCTCAAAAAAATTGACGAGATTCAACGCATGACTTATTCCTTCAGGCAGCAACTACTGTCAGGTACTGTTTACAAAAACTCTAAGTTCTAA
- a CDS encoding LUD domain-containing protein, with product MTDTTSREKILKKVRAALIHKSRAEQPSIDFDSNIYHEPEDALELVFAQQFSDAGGQFIFCENEEDFIYNIGALTADESFGTIWCGEKEIHELLKTAGVKFTGEKKDISEAKTSVTGCEFLIARTGSILVSSRQGSGRRGFIYPDQHIVIAKTSQLIFTLREGLKALKKKYPELPSSVSIITGPSRTADIEKTLVTGVHGPGEIYLFLIDDVPPVME from the coding sequence ATGACTGACACCACCTCCAGGGAAAAAATTCTCAAGAAAGTACGGGCAGCACTCATTCACAAATCACGCGCGGAGCAACCTTCCATCGATTTCGACAGCAATATTTATCATGAACCGGAAGATGCGCTCGAACTTGTTTTTGCGCAACAATTCTCTGATGCCGGCGGACAATTTATTTTCTGCGAGAACGAAGAAGATTTCATTTACAATATCGGTGCGTTGACCGCCGATGAAAGTTTCGGTACTATCTGGTGCGGAGAAAAAGAAATTCACGAATTATTGAAAACTGCCGGCGTAAAATTTACCGGTGAAAAAAAAGATATTTCTGAAGCAAAAACTTCGGTTACCGGTTGTGAATTTCTTATTGCGCGCACAGGAAGTATTCTCGTGAGTTCAAGACAAGGCAGCGGAAGAAGAGGTTTCATTTACCCCGATCAGCATATCGTGATCGCGAAAACTTCCCAACTTATTTTTACGCTTCGCGAAGGATTGAAAGCGCTGAAGAAAAAATATCCTGAATTGCCTTCGAGCGTGAGCATCATCACCGGCCCGAGCAGAACTGCCGACATCGAAAAAACATTAGTGACCGGCGTTCATGGCCCCGGAGAAATTTATCTTTTCCTGATTGATGATGTGCCGCCTGTAATGGAATAA
- a CDS encoding phosphatidate cytidylyltransferase, producing the protein MDKNFFQRTLTGAIFVIVVVSALVFSAWSMFALFLFIAILGLNEFYKLAEKTSAHPQKLYGISLGIFIVVVAFLSKAFPLPNEIHFLVPLVFLPFFIELFRKKENPFSNIAWTFLGIIYIAVPMCMIVGTFTPEFLLMSFLNPHAEFLPAYAGIKYNYPPLLTFIILIWVNDTMAYLCGKFLGRHKLFERISPKKTWEGFIGGMIFTIVAGGMIANWFIGNPHNYRHEILWILMGFTISITGVLGDLAESLFKRSIGIKDSGNIFPGHGGILDRFDALFLATPFAMAVYWLCDAFLNTGTFYFPH; encoded by the coding sequence ATGGATAAAAACTTTTTCCAGCGAACCCTTACCGGTGCAATTTTCGTGATCGTGGTTGTGTCTGCCCTGGTTTTCAGCGCATGGAGTATGTTTGCATTGTTTCTGTTCATCGCTATTCTCGGGCTGAATGAATTTTACAAACTCGCTGAGAAAACCAGCGCACATCCGCAAAAACTTTATGGAATTTCGCTGGGAATATTCATAGTTGTCGTTGCCTTTCTTAGCAAAGCATTTCCGTTGCCGAATGAAATTCATTTTCTTGTTCCATTGGTCTTTCTCCCGTTCTTCATCGAACTCTTCCGGAAAAAAGAAAATCCGTTTTCAAACATTGCGTGGACATTTCTCGGAATAATTTACATCGCTGTTCCAATGTGCATGATCGTTGGGACTTTTACACCGGAATTTCTGCTAATGAGTTTCCTGAATCCACACGCAGAATTTCTTCCTGCTTATGCAGGCATAAAATATAATTATCCGCCGCTCCTAACTTTCATCATTCTCATCTGGGTGAATGATACGATGGCTTATCTCTGCGGAAAATTTTTAGGACGGCATAAATTATTCGAAAGAATTTCTCCGAAAAAAACATGGGAAGGATTCATCGGCGGAATGATCTTTACCATCGTTGCCGGGGGAATGATCGCGAACTGGTTCATTGGCAATCCGCACAATTATCGTCATGAAATTCTCTGGATACTGATGGGCTTTACCATTTCGATCACCGGAGTTCTGGGCGATCTTGCAGAATCTCTTTTCAAACGCAGCATCGGTATAAAAGATTCTGGAAATATTTTCCCGGGCCACGGCGGAATTCTCGATCGCTTCGATGCACTTTTTCTCGCCACTCCTTTTGCCATGGCGGTTTACTGGTTGTGCGATGCTTTCCTCAACACCGGAACTTTCTACTTTCCACATTAG
- a CDS encoding Glu/Leu/Phe/Val dehydrogenase produces MFEEVLARLDKAAALYGLAPEILEILRHTKREVTVSLPVKMDDGSIKVFDGFRTVHSTHLGPSKGGIRYAMDVNADEVRALASWMTIKCAIANLPYGGGKGGVKCDPRKLSAGELERITRAYTRAMSDVFGVNKDIPAPDMGTGKKEMAWLLDEFNRIKGEDTPGVVTGKPITLGGSRGREAATGRGVMVASLAAMKKIGINYKTATAAVQGFGNVGSNAARLIASKNIKILAISDHTAAFHNANGFNIDDVIKFAADNGGVLKGFKGGDEITNNQLITSEVDLLVPAAIQGVITTANAKDIKAKLIVEGANGPTEADADQLLNDKGIVVVPDVLANGGGVTVSYFEWVQNRMGHYWSEDEVNAKHDASMAQAFENCWFNSQQYKTSMRIGAYITALKKLDKAIRYKGNY; encoded by the coding sequence ATGTTCGAAGAAGTACTTGCCCGGCTCGATAAAGCGGCAGCACTTTACGGACTCGCTCCAGAAATTTTAGAGATTCTCCGTCACACAAAAAGAGAAGTTACCGTAAGTCTTCCTGTAAAAATGGACGACGGATCAATAAAAGTTTTTGACGGATTCCGTACGGTTCATTCCACTCATCTTGGCCCTTCAAAAGGCGGAATACGTTATGCAATGGATGTGAATGCTGATGAAGTTCGCGCACTTGCTTCGTGGATGACTATAAAATGTGCGATCGCAAATCTTCCTTATGGTGGTGGAAAAGGCGGAGTGAAATGTGATCCTAGAAAATTATCTGCAGGAGAACTCGAGCGCATTACACGTGCATATACGCGCGCAATGTCGGATGTGTTCGGTGTGAATAAAGATATTCCTGCTCCCGATATGGGAACAGGAAAAAAAGAAATGGCGTGGCTGCTCGATGAATTCAACCGCATCAAAGGAGAAGATACTCCCGGCGTTGTTACCGGAAAACCGATCACGCTCGGTGGATCGCGCGGGCGCGAAGCTGCTACCGGCCGCGGTGTAATGGTCGCATCACTCGCTGCAATGAAAAAGATCGGCATCAATTATAAAACGGCGACAGCCGCTGTGCAGGGATTCGGAAATGTGGGATCGAATGCAGCGCGGCTTATCGCTTCGAAGAATATTAAAATTCTGGCGATCTCCGATCACACTGCCGCTTTTCATAATGCAAATGGATTCAATATTGACGATGTGATAAAATTTGCTGCTGATAATGGCGGTGTGCTCAAAGGATTCAAAGGCGGAGACGAGATCACGAATAATCAACTCATCACTTCAGAAGTAGATCTTCTTGTTCCGGCTGCAATTCAAGGTGTGATCACCACTGCAAATGCAAAAGATATAAAAGCAAAATTAATTGTAGAAGGTGCGAATGGCCCCACTGAAGCAGATGCCGATCAACTCCTGAATGACAAAGGAATTGTTGTTGTTCCCGATGTGCTGGCGAATGGCGGCGGCGTTACTGTTTCTTATTTCGAATGGGTGCAGAACCGCATGGGACATTACTGGAGCGAAGATGAAGTGAATGCAAAACATGACGCAAGCATGGCGCAGGCATTTGAAAATTGCTGGTTCAATTCGCAGCAATACAAAACTTCCATGCGCATAGGCGCTTACATTACCGCGCTGAAAAAATTAGATAAAGCAATCCGGTATAAAGGGAATTATTAA
- the mnmD gene encoding tRNA (5-methylaminomethyl-2-thiouridine)(34)-methyltransferase MnmD, with product MNSSPKKTIFITKDGSPTLFLPEHNEHYHSIHGAVTESKHVFMKMGLEKIQDSRLKIQNSAFDKLSLTNEGLTISILEIGFGTGLNAFLVNVNAKANCDYTSIEAFPLEKEEWSAINYANNDEEKSVFEELHRAEWNAKIQLSQDFSLTKLETTLEKYSPAEESFDLIFFDAFSPRVQPELWTEEVFRKMFLCLRKNGILVTYCAKGQVRRNMKAAGFEVERTEGPPGKREMLRAFKI from the coding sequence ATGAATTCCTCTCCGAAGAAAACTATATTTATTACCAAAGACGGTTCCCCCACTTTATTTCTTCCCGAACACAACGAACATTATCATTCCATTCACGGTGCGGTCACGGAGTCGAAGCACGTGTTCATGAAAATGGGATTGGAAAAGATTCAGGATTCAAGATTGAAAATTCAAAATTCAGCCTTCGACAAGCTCAGTCTGACAAACGAAGGCCTCACGATTTCTATTCTTGAGATCGGTTTTGGAACGGGATTGAATGCTTTCTTAGTGAATGTAAATGCGAAAGCGAATTGTGATTATACTTCGATCGAGGCGTTCCCATTGGAGAAAGAGGAATGGAGTGCGATCAATTATGCGAATAATGATGAAGAGAAAAGCGTGTTTGAAGAATTGCATCGCGCGGAATGGAATGCAAAGATTCAGTTATCACAGGATTTCTCATTGACAAAACTTGAAACAACGCTGGAAAAATATTCTCCTGCGGAAGAAAGTTTCGATCTTATTTTCTTCGATGCATTTTCTCCGCGTGTGCAGCCGGAATTGTGGACGGAGGAAGTTTTTCGGAAAATGTTTTTGTGTTTGAGAAAAAATGGAATCCTCGTTACGTATTGCGCGAAGGGGCAGGTGAGGAGGAATATGAAAGCTGCGGGATTTGAAGTGGAGCGGACGGAAGGCCCGCCGGGAAAACGCGAAATGCTTCGCGCATTCAAAATTTAA
- a CDS encoding OmpA family protein, with the protein MKKLFSSLFFISVLVSGAGKISAQTNTEWDDKNFPDHKAFKEANKHYEKGNDIFGQAQASQAGELKYFIDKNHYLPNGINELGGAGGDLFKQALDEFLIANTFNPNSATLNYKMSICYYNISSQKQMGLSYIEKANKLNPNVAPDVQYYLGRLYHLSAQWDKAITAYRAYLVPLNVDGAKNKDKIADMNRKIQECVNGKEFQKNPQRVFIDNLGATVNTSDPEYTPLITADESEMLFTSRRATSTGAKKDEDGQYFEDLYQTNYVNGQWTAPVNMGKPINTDDHDATAGLSPDGQKLYVYRPTNGGDLYESVLKGDKWTDPERMNKNINSDGHESSVSLSFDGKKLYYISDKDGTMGNRDIWVSTMDAKGKWGESSNIGAPINTIYGEEGVFIHPDGKTIYFSSQGHNSMGGYDIFKSEFKDGKWGEPENLGWPINGPDDDVFFVISADGKHGYYASNKSDGQGEKDIYKITFLGPEKPLALSNEDNLLAGRTAPVKSIEALKTVEVPTAQVTLLKGTVTDATNGKPLGAMIEIVDNSTAQIVATFPANSASGKYLVSLPSGKNYGIAVKMDGYLFHSENFDIPATAMYQEVTKDVQLEPISVGSTIVLRNVFFDFDKSTLKPESDIELDRLVKIMQDNPTIKIELSGHTDSKGSDDYNQKLSEARAKACVDYLVGKGIKADRMTWVGYGESKPIDTNDTDEGRANNRRTEFKITSK; encoded by the coding sequence ATGAAAAAATTATTCTCCTCTTTATTTTTTATTTCTGTTCTCGTTTCCGGTGCCGGAAAAATTTCCGCGCAAACCAACACAGAATGGGATGACAAGAATTTTCCGGATCATAAAGCTTTCAAGGAAGCCAACAAACATTATGAAAAAGGAAATGATATTTTCGGGCAGGCGCAGGCGTCGCAGGCCGGCGAGTTGAAATATTTTATTGACAAGAATCATTACCTCCCGAATGGGATCAATGAACTCGGTGGTGCGGGCGGCGATCTTTTCAAGCAGGCGCTCGATGAATTTCTCATTGCAAATACATTCAACCCGAACAGCGCAACGCTGAATTATAAAATGTCGATCTGCTATTATAATATTTCTTCGCAGAAACAAATGGGATTGAGTTACATTGAGAAAGCAAATAAACTCAATCCGAATGTTGCTCCTGATGTGCAGTATTATCTCGGGCGGCTTTATCACCTGAGCGCACAATGGGATAAAGCGATCACAGCATACCGCGCTTATCTTGTTCCGCTGAATGTGGACGGAGCAAAAAATAAAGATAAAATCGCGGATATGAATCGCAAGATCCAGGAATGTGTGAACGGAAAAGAATTCCAGAAAAACCCGCAGCGCGTTTTCATTGATAATCTCGGTGCAACGGTAAATACTTCCGATCCGGAATACACACCGCTCATAACCGCCGATGAATCTGAAATGTTATTTACATCGCGCCGCGCAACTTCTACAGGAGCAAAAAAAGATGAAGACGGGCAATATTTCGAAGATCTATATCAAACAAATTATGTGAACGGGCAATGGACCGCGCCGGTGAATATGGGAAAGCCCATTAACACAGATGACCATGATGCAACGGCAGGCCTTTCTCCCGACGGACAAAAACTGTATGTATATCGTCCAACGAACGGCGGTGATCTTTATGAAAGTGTTTTGAAAGGCGACAAGTGGACTGATCCGGAACGAATGAATAAAAATATTAATTCTGATGGACACGAATCTTCAGTTTCACTTTCTTTCGATGGAAAAAAACTCTATTACATTTCCGATAAAGACGGTACGATGGGCAACCGCGACATCTGGGTTTCTACAATGGATGCAAAAGGCAAATGGGGAGAGTCTTCGAATATTGGCGCACCGATCAATACAATTTACGGAGAAGAAGGCGTGTTCATTCACCCCGATGGAAAAACAATTTATTTTTCTTCGCAGGGACATAATTCGATGGGCGGTTACGATATTTTCAAAAGTGAATTCAAAGATGGAAAATGGGGAGAGCCGGAAAACCTCGGATGGCCAATCAATGGCCCCGATGATGATGTGTTCTTTGTAATTTCTGCCGATGGAAAACACGGCTATTATGCGTCGAACAAAAGTGACGGACAGGGAGAGAAAGATATTTACAAAATTACTTTCCTCGGCCCGGAGAAACCACTTGCGTTGAGTAATGAAGATAATCTTCTTGCAGGAAGAACTGCGCCGGTGAAATCGATAGAAGCTTTGAAGACGGTGGAAGTTCCTACTGCGCAGGTAACGCTCCTGAAAGGAACGGTGACCGATGCTACCAATGGAAAACCGCTCGGAGCTATGATCGAGATCGTCGATAATTCCACGGCGCAGATCGTTGCAACTTTTCCGGCGAATTCCGCGAGCGGAAAATATTTAGTCTCGTTGCCATCCGGAAAAAATTATGGAATAGCGGTGAAGATGGATGGTTATCTTTTCCACTCGGAGAATTTTGATATTCCCGCCACAGCCATGTATCAGGAAGTGACGAAAGATGTGCAGCTCGAGCCGATCAGCGTCGGCAGTACGATCGTGCTCCGGAATGTGTTTTTTGATTTTGATAAATCGACATTGAAACCGGAATCCGATATTGAACTCGATCGATTGGTGAAGATCATGCAGGATAATCCTACTATAAAAATTGAATTGTCGGGACACACCGATTCAAAAGGTTCCGATGATTACAACCAGAAACTTTCGGAGGCGCGTGCGAAAGCGTGCGTAGATTATCTCGTGGGCAAAGGAATAAAAGCAGATCGTATGACGTGGGTGGGTTATGGAGAATCGAAACCGATCGATACGAATGATACGGATGAGGGAAGAGCGAATAACAGGCGGACGGAGTTTAAGATTACGAGTAAGTAA